In a single window of the Novosphingobium sp. IK01 genome:
- a CDS encoding IS5 family transposase gives MWTDTTRAQYARTDLALPSDLTDAEWALLEPLLPPPSHVGRPRKWPLRRIVEAILYLLRGGLPRRMLPPCFPPVSTVRRWFYLWRDNRLWLSLNHTLLLIVRETTGRDASPSAGVIDSQSVKTTESGGPRGYDAGKKIKGRKRHILTDTDGNLVHAVIHTADIQDRDGAPLVLAEIIKRFPWLRHVFADGGYAGDKLRQALRRIGKWTIEIVKRSDTSKGFVVLPRRWVVERTLAWLNRNRRLAKDFEQTVASATAWLFIASIQLGTSIYRSDLTAKA, from the coding sequence ATGTGGACCGACACCACTCGGGCGCAGTATGCCCGTACGGACCTTGCTTTGCCAAGTGATTTGACCGACGCGGAATGGGCGCTGCTTGAGCCGCTTTTGCCGCCGCCGTCGCATGTGGGGCGCCCGCGTAAGTGGCCGCTCAGGCGTATTGTCGAGGCGATCCTGTATCTGTTGCGCGGCGGTCTGCCGAGGCGGATGCTGCCACCGTGCTTTCCGCCTGTCTCGACAGTGCGGCGCTGGTTCTACCTGTGGCGGGACAACCGGCTCTGGTTGTCGCTCAATCATACCCTATTGCTGATCGTGCGCGAGACAACCGGGCGCGATGCCTCGCCCAGTGCTGGGGTTATCGACAGCCAGAGCGTCAAAACCACCGAAAGCGGTGGCCCCCGCGGCTACGATGCGGGCAAGAAAATCAAAGGCCGCAAGCGCCACATCCTGACAGACACCGATGGCAATCTGGTCCATGCCGTGATCCACACCGCCGATATCCAGGACCGTGATGGCGCGCCGCTGGTGCTGGCGGAGATCATCAAGCGGTTCCCATGGCTGCGCCATGTGTTTGCCGATGGCGGCTATGCGGGCGACAAACTCCGCCAGGCGCTGCGCCGGATCGGCAAATGGACCATCGAGATCGTCAAACGGTCCGATACGTCCAAGGGCTTCGTCGTCCTACCGCGCCGTTGGGTCGTCGAGCGGACGCTGGCATGGCTCAACCGAAATCGCCGTCTCGCCAAGGACTTCGAGCAAACCGTCGCGTCAGCAACCGCTTGGCTGTTCATCGCCTCGATCCAGCTGGGCACCTCCATTTACCGATCGGATTTGACAGCGAAGGCGTGA
- a CDS encoding glycosyltransferase family 4 protein, producing the protein MASRKPIKIVYAISSLVNEGPTRILLNLVRNLDRERFVPQIVTFRPERENSLIGEFAAAETPVTLVGGDARGLISGTMERIGAFKRLLDASEADIVHAHCPRSLFTMVASRPRRAKSVYTLHVFPEQQYRIIHGPVKGPLIIAASNAVLRFVDRPIACSESVKDEYFVQKGRCFPAVNNGIEPIDLQGQPQRDQILQSFGLDPRGYYLLFVGRLSGEKRIVELVKAFDKAGVPDVGLIVVGDGPDMPVLRQIAGGKVHLMGFHSDIRPFLAASDCYISPSSTEGLANSLLEAMSAGLPGLLSEIPSHRFVIDRCQGFVATVFDPLSPQSLAWSLAAVREYEAEQVRYNVRSNFENMFHSRVMAYGYENHYVELVHGTD; encoded by the coding sequence ATGGCGTCGCGTAAGCCGATCAAGATCGTATACGCCATTTCCTCGTTGGTGAACGAGGGGCCCACCCGCATCCTGCTGAACCTCGTAAGGAATCTCGACCGGGAGCGTTTCGTGCCCCAGATCGTAACCTTCAGGCCCGAGCGGGAAAATTCGCTGATCGGGGAGTTCGCGGCCGCGGAAACGCCGGTGACGTTGGTTGGTGGCGATGCGCGCGGTCTGATTTCGGGTACCATGGAGCGCATCGGTGCATTCAAGCGGCTGCTGGATGCGTCCGAGGCGGATATTGTCCATGCGCACTGCCCGAGATCGCTGTTCACGATGGTGGCCAGCCGCCCGCGCAGGGCCAAATCGGTCTATACCCTGCACGTGTTCCCCGAGCAGCAATACAGGATTATTCACGGTCCTGTGAAAGGTCCGCTTATCATAGCAGCTTCCAATGCGGTGCTGCGCTTTGTTGATCGTCCCATCGCCTGCTCGGAGAGCGTCAAGGACGAATACTTTGTCCAGAAGGGGAGGTGCTTCCCGGCTGTCAACAACGGGATCGAGCCTATCGATCTGCAAGGTCAGCCGCAGCGGGATCAGATTCTGCAATCGTTCGGGCTCGATCCGCGTGGGTATTATCTTCTTTTTGTCGGGCGCTTGTCTGGGGAAAAGCGGATCGTGGAACTAGTGAAGGCTTTCGATAAAGCCGGGGTTCCCGATGTAGGCCTGATAGTCGTGGGTGACGGCCCGGACATGCCCGTGCTGCGCCAGATCGCCGGAGGCAAGGTGCACCTGATGGGCTTTCACTCCGATATCCGTCCATTCTTGGCGGCCAGTGACTGCTACATATCTCCCTCATCGACCGAGGGATTGGCGAACTCCCTGCTGGAGGCGATGTCCGCAGGATTGCCGGGGCTGCTTTCCGAAATCCCTTCGCACCGCTTTGTGATTGACCGCTGCCAGGGTTTCGTCGCGACGGTGTTCGATCCGCTATCCCCGCAATCGCTGGCCTGGAGCCTCGCGGCTGTCCGCGAATACGAGGCGGAGCAAGTACGCTATAACGTCCGGTCAAACTTCGAAAATATGTTTCACTCCAGAGTGATGGCATATGGGTATGAGAATCATTACGTGGAGCTTGTGCATGGAACCGACTAG
- a CDS encoding NAD-dependent epimerase/dehydratase family protein, whose translation MRTALVTGCSGFIGYFVSKRLLSDGFRVIGLDAMTDYYDVALKQRRLGYLLQSEYFRMVQEYVEAPGALMELFETERPDVVIHLAAQAGVRYSIENPRAYLESNIVGTFELLESARAYPPQHMLLASTSSAFGANTEMPYRETDRADHQMSFYAATKKSTENIAHSYAHLFDLPITMFRFFTVYGPWGRPDMALFKFTKSILEGRPIDVYNYGDMRRDFTYIDDLVEAIRLLIDVPPERPTDAGLIPEGDSLSPVAPWRVVNIGNSDAVQLTDFIDAIEDATGRKAERSLMPMQAGDVPATWANAELLRTLTGYAPSTSVRAGVAEFVRWYREYHTS comes from the coding sequence ATGCGTACAGCGCTAGTAACGGGTTGCTCTGGGTTCATCGGATATTTCGTATCCAAACGGTTGCTCAGCGACGGGTTCCGTGTAATCGGGCTTGATGCAATGACTGACTATTATGATGTGGCGCTCAAGCAGCGGCGTTTGGGCTACCTGCTTCAGTCGGAATATTTCCGAATGGTGCAGGAATACGTGGAGGCGCCGGGCGCCCTGATGGAACTGTTCGAAACGGAACGGCCCGACGTCGTGATCCACCTCGCCGCTCAGGCAGGCGTACGCTATTCCATCGAAAACCCGCGCGCCTACCTTGAAAGCAACATCGTCGGCACGTTCGAGCTGTTGGAATCGGCTCGCGCCTATCCGCCTCAGCATATGCTGCTTGCATCCACATCGTCAGCATTCGGCGCGAATACCGAGATGCCATATCGGGAAACCGACCGTGCCGACCACCAGATGTCATTTTACGCGGCAACCAAGAAATCCACCGAAAACATAGCGCACAGTTATGCGCATTTGTTTGACCTGCCGATAACCATGTTCCGCTTTTTCACGGTCTACGGTCCGTGGGGGAGGCCGGACATGGCACTATTCAAATTCACCAAGTCGATCCTAGAGGGTAGACCTATCGATGTCTACAACTACGGCGACATGAGGCGTGACTTTACCTATATCGACGATTTAGTCGAAGCGATCCGACTGTTAATCGATGTCCCGCCTGAGCGCCCGACTGATGCGGGCCTGATCCCGGAGGGTGATAGCCTCTCGCCCGTAGCGCCGTGGCGCGTTGTGAACATCGGCAATTCCGACGCGGTGCAACTGACTGATTTCATCGACGCGATCGAAGACGCGACGGGACGCAAGGCTGAACGGAGCCTGATGCCGATGCAGGCGGGTGATGTTCCTGCGACTTGGGCTAATGCGGAATTGCTGCGGACGCTTACGGGGTATGCCCCCAGCACCAGCGTGCGTGCCGGTGTTGCGGAGTTTGTCAGATGGTATCGGGAATATCATACGTCTTGA
- a CDS encoding DUF4874 domain-containing protein — MKHILYVFFALTLSCGISSVVNAQIRWIVPSQNFQESGSTTVNPDRGLYKQLRFDNTFSFAVSPQEKNVRIYFVIDQFINKPFDQDQMTDFGNSLAAMERTHQRAIVRFLYDYPSADVVSSGLKSRNARTAPASLMSMHIRQLGSVLASHRRAVFAVESGLVGFWGEQHGDTPDKQTPSAIASVVDQWRVALAGTQIQILARYPKALQEHIAKQPDILAIQPKVGFWNDCLGAHDDVNMQVRQVPIVEGETCMLAPRIDYSCNTMMGYFQSIQLDELHSEYYRDIIAGWKMQGCFKQLEERLGYRYVIRKAKLADDGSEIMLQIDNVGWGRSLVSRPLYLVHDGHRVQQIGDLVDFYPGSVNHLHIHLNAPLPLSGGSITLETDDDVQFSNTTGNLIFHFN, encoded by the coding sequence ATGAAGCATATACTTTATGTTTTTTTTGCTTTAACTCTTTCCTGTGGCATCTCATCGGTCGTGAATGCACAGATCAGGTGGATCGTGCCATCGCAGAATTTTCAGGAATCCGGGTCTACTACCGTCAATCCTGATCGAGGATTGTACAAGCAGTTAAGGTTCGACAACACGTTTTCGTTCGCGGTGAGCCCACAGGAAAAGAACGTCCGCATATATTTTGTGATAGACCAGTTCATCAACAAGCCTTTCGATCAAGACCAAATGACCGATTTCGGAAACAGTCTCGCAGCGATGGAGCGCACACATCAACGCGCAATTGTACGCTTCCTATATGATTATCCTTCTGCGGACGTAGTCAGTTCCGGTTTGAAGTCGCGCAATGCGCGAACTGCGCCTGCATCCTTGATGTCGATGCACATCCGCCAACTCGGCTCCGTGCTTGCCAGTCACCGGCGTGCGGTGTTTGCCGTTGAGTCGGGACTGGTCGGCTTTTGGGGCGAACAGCACGGCGACACCCCGGACAAACAAACCCCCAGCGCTATCGCTTCCGTGGTCGATCAGTGGCGCGTAGCACTTGCTGGCACCCAAATCCAGATTCTAGCCCGTTACCCGAAGGCACTGCAGGAACACATTGCCAAACAGCCGGACATTCTTGCGATTCAACCGAAGGTTGGCTTCTGGAACGATTGCCTTGGCGCGCATGACGATGTCAATATGCAGGTGCGGCAGGTTCCTATTGTCGAAGGCGAAACGTGCATGCTGGCGCCGCGGATAGATTACTCATGCAACACGATGATGGGCTATTTTCAATCGATTCAGCTGGACGAACTTCACTCTGAGTATTATCGTGACATTATCGCCGGATGGAAAATGCAAGGTTGCTTTAAGCAACTTGAGGAGAGGCTCGGCTATCGATACGTGATCCGTAAGGCCAAGCTGGCCGATGACGGCTCCGAAATTATGTTGCAGATCGATAATGTCGGGTGGGGACGATCGCTTGTCTCACGACCGCTGTATCTGGTCCATGACGGGCACAGGGTTCAACAAATCGGCGATCTCGTGGATTTTTATCCCGGATCGGTCAATCATTTACACATACACCTTAACGCGCCGTTGCCATTGAGCGGAGGAAGCATCACTCTGGAAACTGATGATGATGTCCAGTTTTCGAATACGACCGGGAATCTTATTTTCCATTTCAACTGA
- a CDS encoding NAD-dependent epimerase/dehydratase family protein: protein MEPTRLLVTGGSGFIGTNLIDALSMVPGLEIMNVDMIRPKVRAHDVYWHDVDIRDCAKLTEAITKFGPNGVIHLAARTDLGGKELADYSSNTDGVASLLKALDAIRFSGPAIFASSMYVCRPGYTPTSDTDYQPHTPYGESKVVGEQILRDHNPAYPWLIIRPTSIWGPWFGTPYADFFHVVLSRRYANIANVNMMKTYGYVGNTVVQIHALLDRVEACRSRVVYLGDWPAYSVKEWAAEIAAFVPYKVPTVPKAAFRLLAVIGDAAKVVGVKFPMTSFRLKNLTTDNVHDTALLRSIVGDDLRFSRRQGNEITVAWLRAQRALA, encoded by the coding sequence ATGGAACCGACTAGGCTTCTGGTCACTGGGGGGTCGGGGTTTATCGGTACCAACCTCATCGACGCTCTGTCGATGGTGCCGGGCCTCGAAATCATGAACGTCGATATGATTCGTCCAAAAGTCCGGGCGCATGATGTCTATTGGCATGACGTCGATATCCGCGACTGTGCCAAGCTAACCGAGGCGATCACTAAGTTCGGGCCGAATGGCGTCATCCACCTAGCTGCGCGGACGGATCTGGGCGGCAAGGAACTTGCCGATTATTCCAGCAACACCGATGGCGTGGCGAGCTTGCTGAAAGCGCTGGACGCGATCCGGTTTTCTGGCCCGGCCATCTTTGCCTCGTCGATGTATGTGTGCCGGCCGGGCTATACGCCAACATCCGACACAGATTACCAGCCTCACACGCCCTATGGCGAAAGCAAGGTGGTGGGCGAGCAAATCCTGAGGGACCACAACCCCGCATACCCGTGGCTGATCATTCGACCCACGTCGATATGGGGGCCGTGGTTTGGAACGCCTTACGCCGACTTCTTCCATGTGGTCCTATCTAGGCGCTATGCGAACATCGCCAATGTCAACATGATGAAAACATACGGCTATGTCGGCAATACCGTGGTCCAAATCCACGCGCTGTTGGATCGGGTCGAGGCGTGTCGGTCCAGGGTGGTCTATCTGGGGGACTGGCCAGCCTATTCGGTCAAGGAATGGGCGGCGGAAATTGCGGCTTTCGTACCTTACAAGGTGCCGACCGTTCCCAAGGCTGCCTTCAGATTGCTTGCCGTGATCGGGGATGCCGCTAAAGTGGTCGGGGTAAAATTTCCCATGACCTCCTTCAGATTGAAAAACCTGACGACCGACAATGTGCACGATACCGCGCTTCTGAGGAGCATCGTGGGTGATGATTTGCGGTTTTCCAGGCGGCAAGGAAACGAGATCACAGTGGCTTGGCTGCGGGCCCAAAGGGCCCTTGCCTGA
- a CDS encoding IS110 family transposase — protein MAKDTIGIDVSKDRLDAFWHSQDAALSLPNTVEGFAQLCTWLGKNKGVLVVFEATGAYHRGLERYLSLAGQPFIKVNPKQARRFAQAIGRLAKTDSVDARMLARMGVVLDLAPQGIEGEDIHDLRELLTARRAMVKDQITAKTRLATASNPLVKDQLCRRIDDIDTDIKALDQVIAQIAQQRGTLDERIRRLMTIPGIGRLTATTLVIDMPELGHLDSKKIAALAGLAPMTQQSGKWQGKERIIGGRASLRRAIYMPALVAIRFNHDFRDKYQQFVNAGKAKKVAITAVMRRIIVLANTLLREGRDWQPVRP, from the coding sequence ATGGCCAAGGATACCATCGGGATCGACGTGTCGAAAGACCGCCTGGATGCGTTTTGGCATTCCCAAGACGCAGCACTCAGCCTGCCCAACACGGTTGAGGGTTTCGCCCAGCTATGCACATGGCTGGGTAAGAATAAGGGGGTGTTGGTCGTTTTCGAGGCGACCGGCGCATATCATCGTGGGCTTGAACGATACCTCAGCTTGGCGGGGCAGCCTTTCATCAAGGTCAATCCGAAGCAAGCGCGGCGCTTTGCTCAGGCTATCGGCCGTCTGGCCAAGACCGACAGCGTTGATGCCAGGATGTTGGCACGAATGGGCGTGGTCCTTGATCTGGCCCCACAAGGCATTGAAGGCGAAGATATTCATGATCTCAGAGAGTTGCTGACAGCTAGGCGGGCCATGGTCAAAGATCAGATCACCGCAAAGACGCGTCTCGCCACAGCGAGCAACCCGCTTGTGAAGGACCAACTTTGCCGCCGGATCGATGACATCGACACGGACATCAAAGCCCTGGATCAAGTGATTGCGCAGATCGCTCAGCAGCGTGGCACCCTTGATGAGCGCATCAGACGCCTCATGACCATTCCCGGGATCGGCAGATTGACCGCGACCACGTTGGTGATCGACATGCCAGAGCTTGGACATCTCGACAGCAAAAAGATCGCCGCTCTGGCTGGGCTTGCGCCTATGACGCAACAGTCAGGCAAGTGGCAAGGCAAAGAGCGGATTATTGGTGGTAGGGCATCACTTCGACGGGCAATTTACATGCCTGCGTTGGTTGCCATTCGCTTCAATCATGATTTCCGTGACAAATATCAGCAGTTCGTAAATGCAGGGAAAGCAAAGAAGGTGGCTATCACCGCCGTCATGCGGCGCATCATCGTTCTGGCAAACACGTTGTTGCGTGAAGGACGCGATTGGCAACCTGTTCGCCCTTGA
- a CDS encoding glycosyltransferase family 4 protein — MKMSRAADPAVRHRNIVIVNDMLWGGGRERRIVQLIAGINRQGGDNITLVLLDDRVDYPEVFSLNVNVIKISRSSNRDFSVFGKLYRLIKAQGACVVNPWSFMSVFYAAPMCLLAKQPCIGAFVVDCKPPARFSINWFAMKIGFLLCRGVVSNSAAGHAAYATPREKRIVIHNGFDSARLKRVALPSTERGPVMIAMIGRLDKQKDFRTYIDALAILQGKGVAFRAFIVGQGDDHEALKAYTIQRDLRDVHITGFVSEIDTFISGVDIGVLCTDPAHHAEGISNALMEMMAQGKPVVATDDGGTPEIVDDGNNGILIPPCDAEALAGKLDLLIRDERLRKQLGANAAKTIATKFSLDEMATKFLQVYDGVA; from the coding sequence ATGAAAATGTCAAGAGCAGCAGATCCCGCCGTCCGTCATCGCAACATTGTGATCGTCAATGACATGCTCTGGGGCGGCGGGCGTGAGCGTAGGATCGTGCAGCTTATCGCGGGCATCAACAGGCAAGGGGGCGATAATATAACGCTCGTTCTGCTAGATGATCGCGTTGACTATCCCGAGGTTTTCTCGCTGAACGTCAATGTTATAAAGATCAGCAGATCCAGTAATAGAGACTTTTCCGTGTTCGGAAAGCTTTACAGGTTAATCAAAGCTCAGGGGGCGTGTGTAGTCAACCCTTGGTCGTTCATGAGTGTATTCTATGCCGCCCCCATGTGCCTTCTGGCCAAGCAGCCTTGCATAGGGGCTTTCGTCGTCGATTGTAAGCCGCCGGCAAGATTCTCGATTAACTGGTTTGCGATGAAGATAGGATTCTTGCTGTGCAGGGGGGTGGTGAGCAATTCCGCAGCAGGGCACGCTGCTTACGCTACGCCACGTGAAAAGCGAATCGTCATTCACAACGGATTCGATTCCGCCCGGTTGAAGCGGGTCGCCCTGCCGTCAACCGAGCGGGGGCCGGTAATGATTGCGATGATTGGCAGGCTGGACAAGCAGAAGGACTTTCGGACCTACATCGACGCGCTGGCGATACTCCAAGGCAAGGGCGTTGCGTTTCGGGCTTTCATTGTGGGGCAGGGTGACGATCATGAGGCGTTGAAGGCTTACACGATACAACGAGATCTCCGCGACGTGCATATCACGGGTTTCGTGAGCGAGATCGACACTTTCATCTCTGGCGTGGACATCGGCGTGTTGTGCACGGACCCCGCGCATCATGCGGAAGGGATCTCCAACGCACTAATGGAGATGATGGCTCAAGGCAAACCCGTAGTTGCCACCGATGACGGCGGGACGCCGGAGATCGTCGACGACGGCAATAATGGCATTCTTATTCCGCCCTGCGATGCCGAGGCTTTGGCCGGCAAGCTGGATCTCCTCATTCGGGACGAGCGCCTGAGGAAACAACTGGGAGCCAATGCCGCGAAGACGATCGCCACGAAGTTCAGCCTCGACGAAATGGCTACCAAGTTCTTGCAGGTGTACGATGGCGTCGCGTAA
- a CDS encoding glycosyltransferase family 4 protein, whose amino-acid sequence MMVVLFCGQSSYPRNDSATANRYRALAEMTAELGYEIIFVNRHPPLRQDESRNFNADFPVINSSGKFRFEGWLTRQLRRIFAVFFESAKIMRIAKNNSVKIINIYTQFALDLPFYYLISRLIGAKCVVHVTENRSQLSHRKALGKINDLLYDLFATSLFSRFITISSVLKEMVLANGKEVLVVSIPPVFRFEVMKSIPAMVGERPYFAYCASSAYEEVIWFVIQAYNSMENVEADLVLVINGSLSTRIEAACRANSRITLRSNVEYGQLLSLYKGALALLIPLRNTPQDIARYPQKITEYLASGRPIISTRFGEVGRHFAHQKTALLAQDYDVAQFAALMDFALSQPAMLDEIAKKGYQLGMQLFDSHAQSRILKLAFQ is encoded by the coding sequence ATGATGGTAGTTCTATTCTGCGGACAGTCGAGCTATCCTCGCAACGATTCCGCCACTGCAAATCGTTACCGTGCGCTCGCCGAAATGACGGCTGAGCTAGGATACGAAATCATCTTTGTGAATCGTCATCCGCCACTCCGCCAGGACGAGTCCCGTAATTTCAACGCTGACTTTCCCGTAATAAATTCGTCAGGGAAATTTCGTTTCGAAGGCTGGCTGACACGCCAACTGCGTCGAATATTTGCGGTATTTTTCGAATCTGCAAAAATAATGCGCATTGCCAAGAATAATTCAGTTAAAATCATCAATATATACACACAATTTGCGCTCGATCTACCATTTTATTATCTGATATCTCGCTTGATTGGCGCAAAATGTGTGGTGCATGTCACAGAAAACCGATCTCAATTATCTCACCGTAAAGCGCTCGGTAAGATAAATGACCTCCTGTATGACCTGTTTGCGACATCTCTATTTTCCAGATTCATAACGATTAGTTCAGTGCTAAAAGAAATGGTTCTCGCGAATGGCAAAGAGGTCCTGGTGGTTTCCATCCCGCCAGTCTTCCGGTTCGAAGTCATGAAGAGCATCCCCGCAATGGTGGGGGAGCGACCATATTTTGCGTACTGCGCTTCTTCGGCATACGAAGAGGTAATCTGGTTTGTGATACAAGCGTACAATTCTATGGAGAATGTCGAAGCCGATCTGGTCCTGGTCATCAATGGATCGCTGTCCACTCGGATCGAAGCTGCATGCAGGGCCAATTCCCGTATAACGCTTCGTTCGAACGTCGAATACGGGCAACTTTTGTCGCTATATAAGGGAGCGTTAGCGCTTCTTATTCCGTTGCGTAACACGCCTCAGGATATTGCTCGATATCCTCAGAAAATTACTGAGTATCTGGCAAGCGGGCGCCCGATAATCAGTACGCGTTTTGGCGAGGTGGGGCGGCACTTCGCCCATCAGAAGACAGCGCTTCTGGCTCAGGATTATGATGTTGCGCAGTTCGCTGCGCTCATGGATTTTGCCCTGTCCCAACCTGCCATGCTAGATGAAATAGCGAAAAAAGGCTATCAATTGGGAATGCAACTTTTTGATTCTCATGCGCAAAGCCGGATATTGAAGTTGGCGTTCCAATGA
- a CDS encoding IS5 family transposase: MRQSGLFGLSDHMKRLSADGDPLEVLARVIDFEAFRPTLVAALSYSDGAKGGRPPYDPVVMLKVLVLAAQNNVSDARMEWLIRDRLSWLRFLGFDLGAATPDANTIRMFRERLTNAGALDTLFGDFDRQLKERGYLPMGGQIVDATLVAAPKQRNTEAERMAVKEGKSAAEIWPDEPAKARQKDTDARWTLKFAKARPAADGRPQDDIAIPSFGYKSSISICRAFGFIRKGKTTDGARYDGRMLRDVVTNDNTASDVWGDTAYRSQSNERWLKSQGRVSRIHRRKPKGKPMPANVRRGNATKSSVRARVEHVFAHQKAKMGLFIRTIGIKRAEAKITLANLAFNMHRLVFHETRAAAG; encoded by the coding sequence ATGCGGCAATCGGGGCTTTTCGGCTTATCGGATCACATGAAGCGTCTTTCTGCTGACGGCGACCCACTGGAGGTTCTGGCGCGAGTCATCGACTTTGAAGCGTTCCGGCCGACATTGGTGGCGGCCCTTTCCTATTCTGACGGCGCCAAGGGCGGTCGGCCGCCGTATGACCCGGTGGTGATGCTCAAGGTGCTGGTGCTTGCCGCGCAGAACAATGTTTCGGACGCGCGCATGGAATGGCTGATCCGCGACCGGTTAAGTTGGTTGCGGTTTCTGGGCTTCGACCTTGGCGCGGCCACGCCAGATGCCAACACGATCAGGATGTTTCGTGAGCGCCTGACCAATGCCGGGGCGCTCGACACATTGTTTGGCGATTTTGACCGCCAGTTGAAGGAGCGAGGCTATTTGCCCATGGGCGGGCAGATCGTCGATGCCACACTGGTGGCGGCGCCCAAGCAGAGGAACACCGAGGCTGAGCGAATGGCGGTGAAAGAGGGCAAGAGCGCCGCCGAAATCTGGCCGGACGAACCGGCCAAGGCGCGGCAAAAGGATACCGATGCACGCTGGACGCTGAAGTTCGCCAAGGCCCGCCCCGCCGCCGATGGCAGGCCGCAGGATGATATCGCCATCCCCAGCTTTGGCTACAAAAGCAGTATCTCCATCTGCCGGGCCTTTGGCTTCATCCGCAAGGGCAAGACCACCGACGGCGCGCGCTACGACGGGCGCATGCTGCGCGATGTCGTCACCAACGACAACACCGCCTCGGACGTATGGGGGGATACAGCCTACCGCAGCCAGAGCAATGAGCGCTGGCTGAAATCCCAGGGCCGGGTCAGCCGCATTCACCGCAGGAAGCCCAAGGGCAAGCCGATGCCCGCCAATGTCCGGCGCGGCAACGCGACCAAATCCAGCGTGCGCGCCCGGGTCGAGCATGTCTTTGCGCATCAGAAGGCGAAAATGGGCCTGTTCATCCGCACCATCGGCATCAAGCGCGCCGAAGCGAAAATCACGCTCGCCAATCTGGCCTTCAACATGCACCGCCTGGTATTCCACGAAACACGGGCGGCGGCGGGATAA
- a CDS encoding IS5 family transposase: MRQSGLFGLSDHMKRLSAQGDPLEALEQVIDFEAFRPTLAAALAYSHGAKGGRPPYDPVVMLKVLVLAAQNNVSDARMEWLIRDRLSWLRFLGFDLGAATPDANTIRTFRERLTNAGALDGLFADFDRQLKERGYLPMGGQIVDATLVAAPKQRNTEAERMAVKEGKNAAEIWPDEPAKARQKDTDARWTLKFAKARPTADGRPQADIAIPSFGYKSSIAICRAFGFIRKGKTTDGACYDGRMLSDVVTNDNTASDVWADTAYRSQSNERWLKSQGRVSRIHRRKPKGKPMPANVRRGNATKSSVRARVEHVFAHQKAKMGLFIRTIGIKRAEAKITLANLAFNMHRLVFHETRAAAG; this comes from the coding sequence ATGCGTCAATCGGGGCTTTTCGGCTTATCGGATCACATGAAGCGGCTGTCTGCCCAGGGTGATCCGCTGGAGGCTCTGGAGCAAGTTATCGACTTTGAAGCGTTCCGGCCGACATTGGCGGCGGCGCTGGCCTACTCTCATGGAGCCAAGGGCGGGCGCCCGCCCTATGATCCGGTGGTGATGCTCAAGGTGCTGGTGCTTGCCGCGCAGAACAACGTCTCGGATGCGCGCATGGAATGGCTGATCCGCGACCGGTTGAGTTGGTTGCGGTTTCTGGGCTTCGACCTTGGCGCGGCAACGCCCGATGCCAACACGATCAGGACGTTCCGGGAGCGGCTGACCAATGCTGGGGCGCTCGACGGATTGTTCGCTGATTTTGACCGCCAGTTGAAGGAGCGAGGCTATTTGCCCATGGGCGGGCAGATCGTCGATGCCACACTGGTGGCGGCGCCCAAGCAGAGGAACACCGAGGCCGAGCGAATGGCGGTAAAAGAGGGCAAGAACGCCGCCGAGATCTGGCCGGACGAACCGGCCAAGGCGCGGCAGAAGGACACCGATGCACGCTGGACGCTGAAGTTCGCCAAGGCCCGCCCCACCGCCGATGGCAGGCCGCAGGCCGATATCGCCATCCCGAGCTTTGGCTACAAAAGCAGCATTGCGATTTGCCGGGCCTTCGGTTTCATCCGCAAGGGCAAGACCACCGACGGTGCGTGCTACGATGGGCGGATGTTGAGCGATGTCGTCACCAACGACAACACCGCCTCGGACGTCTGGGCGGATACCGCCTATCGCAGCCAGAGCAATGAGCGTTGGCTCAAGTCCCAGGGTCGGGTCAGCCGCATTCACCGCAGGAAGCCCAAGGGAAAGCCGATGCCCGCCAATGTCAGGCGCGGCAACGCCACCAAATCCAGCGTTCGCGCCCGGGTCGAGCATGTCTTTGCGCATCAGAAGGCAAAAATGGGCCTGTTCATCCGCACCATCGGCATCAAGCGCGCGGAGGCCAAAATTACGCTCGCAAACCTGGCCTTCAACATGCACCGCCTGGTCTTCCACGAGACGCGGGCGGCGGCGGGATAA